The following is a genomic window from Mycolicibacterium sp. TY81.
CTATCGGGGCGGCTCGCCGTTGACGTTGACGTTGTGCGTGACTTCGCCCTCGTGGTTCACGTTCACGTTGACCGTGGGATTGCAGGCCGGGTTCTGGAACGCGACGCTGTCGCACGGCATGCCGTTGTTGTAGAACAGCCCGCCGCCGTTGTTGTCGCCGTTGTTGTATCCGGGGTCGCACTGATCGTCGCCGCCCAGCCGGTCGATCACATTCCGGAAGGGACACAACTGGTCGGCGATGATGTCCTCGTCTTCGGGATCGGCAAGCGCCTGTGCGGCACCGCTCATCCCGGCTAATTCCATGCCGATAACAGTGGCTGTGACGGCAGCCAGCTGAATGTACTTATTCATGCAGGAACGGTACGCCTCGGACAAGCTCGGCGGTAGAAAAATTCGGTAACTGCCGTCGTCTCAGCTACCGCCGAGCTGTCGTTGTGTGCGTGGTCAGCCGTTGGCGGCGATGTCCTCCAGCACGGCGAACATCGTGCGGGTCGGGACGCCGGTGCCACCCTTGCCGGTGTAGCCCCACGGGCCGCCGGTGTTGTACGCCGGGCCGGCGACGTCGAGGTGTGCCCACTGCACACCGTCGGCGACGAACTCGCGCAGGTACACCCCGGCCACCAGCATGCCCGCGTTGCGCGCGCCGCTGACATTCGCCAGGTCGGCGACCGTCGACTTCAGGTCGTCCTTCAACTCCTCGGGCAGTGGCATCGCCCACGCGTTCTCGCCGACCTGCTGCGACAGCTTCGCGACCCGGTCGCGGAACTCGTCGCTACCCATCACGCCGGGGGTGCGCGTGCCGAGCGCGACCAGTTGCGCGCCGGTCAGCGTCGACGTCTCGATGAGGTAGTCGGGGTTGTCCTCGCAGGCGCGGACGATGGCGTCGGCCAGGATGAGCCGGCCCTCGGCATCGGTGTTGAGCACCTCGATGGTGGTGCCGCCGTACTGCGTCAGGACATCGCCGGGCCGCTGCGCCGTCGACGACGGCATGTTCTCGGCCATGGGGACGGTCGCGGTGACGTCGACCGCCAGCTTCTGACGCGCCGCCAGCACGACGGTCGCGATGACGGCCGCGGCACCGCCCATGTCGGAGGTCATGTGGTGCATGTTGGCGGCCGGCTTGATCGAGATGCCGCCGGTGTCGAAGGTGATGCCCTTGCCCACCAGCGCCACCTTCTTGGCGTTCTTCTTGCCGGAACGGTAGGTCAGCCGCACCAGGCGCGGCCCGCGGGACGAGCCCTTGCCGACACCCACGATGCCGCCGTATCCGGCGTCCTCCAGTTCCTTCTTGCCCAGCACCTCGACCTCGAGGCCCGCCGACTTACCCAAAGCCTTTGCGCGCTTGGCGAATTCGCCCGGGTACAGGTGGCTCGGCGGGGTGTTGACGAAGTCGCGGGCCGTCGCCACGGCAGTCGCGACATCGACGCCGCGGGCCGCTGCGGTCTCGGCGTCGTCGGCGGTGGACAGCACCGTCAGCGCCGTGAGGCCCGCCTCCTTCGGGGCGGTCTTCGCGCTGCGGAATTCGGAGAAGCGGTAGGCGCCGAGGATCAGGCCTTCGACGGCAGCGGCCACGTCCACTTCGGACAGGGTGGTCACGACGGTCTCGGTGCCGTTGAGGGCGCGGGCCGCCACGCCGGCGGCGCGGCGGATGACGTCGGCCGGCCACTCGTCGCGGTCCTTGCCGAGGCCGACGGCCAGCACGCTGGCCACCGGCAGCGACGGCACGAGCACGCGCGTCACCTGCTCGGTCGAACCCTTCGCGCCAAGGGTCTTCAATGCCACCTCGATCTCGCCGGTGGCTTCGGCGTCCAGGAACGGGTTGGCCAGAACCGTGGCCTCGTCGTTCTCGCCGGTGATGACCGGCACGATCAGCACCGCGGCGTCCAGATCGGACGGCAGGGCGGATGCGACGGTGACGGCGGGGGACTGGTAACCGGGTGCGCTGCTCACCGGTCCCACCCTAGTCATCACGCCTGCCGGGCCGCCCGCTCAGCCTCCGGGCACAGCTCGAACGCGGTCACCGGGTCGTTGAAGCCCTTGAGTACCAAAGGCTCCCGCGGCGCCACCGGCCATTTGCCCGGCATGTCGTACCACGGTGCGGCCACCAGAATCTGCCCCGGCTCGGCTGCGGCCACCAGGCGGGCCGCCAGATTCACCGGATTGCCGAAGTAATCACCACCGGTGGCCACCACCGAGCCGAAACTCAGACCGG
Proteins encoded in this region:
- a CDS encoding leucyl aminopeptidase — translated: MTRVGPVSSAPGYQSPAVTVASALPSDLDAAVLIVPVITGENDEATVLANPFLDAEATGEIEVALKTLGAKGSTEQVTRVLVPSLPVASVLAVGLGKDRDEWPADVIRRAAGVAARALNGTETVVTTLSEVDVAAAVEGLILGAYRFSEFRSAKTAPKEAGLTALTVLSTADDAETAAARGVDVATAVATARDFVNTPPSHLYPGEFAKRAKALGKSAGLEVEVLGKKELEDAGYGGIVGVGKGSSRGPRLVRLTYRSGKKNAKKVALVGKGITFDTGGISIKPAANMHHMTSDMGGAAAVIATVVLAARQKLAVDVTATVPMAENMPSSTAQRPGDVLTQYGGTTIEVLNTDAEGRLILADAIVRACEDNPDYLIETSTLTGAQLVALGTRTPGVMGSDEFRDRVAKLSQQVGENAWAMPLPEELKDDLKSTVADLANVSGARNAGMLVAGVYLREFVADGVQWAHLDVAGPAYNTGGPWGYTGKGGTGVPTRTMFAVLEDIAANG